ATTATATAATTGGTTCATTAAGACTTTGGGAAGGAGGCAACAAACTCCAAGAAGGGTGAATAGGAGGAAgtaatatttttaaagttatttggATGAAATGtatgcaaataaaataaatgtatatatgtttatatatgctTCTAgctgatgtggtctttttgtttgtaaaattatcaataataaaaataatgactCGTAATGGAATATAATACATTTTCGTGAACTTTGTATTTATGTGAGTTTGTAAGTACTGTCATCAACTTTTAGGTATAATTACCGTATAATAAATATTCAATGGCTTCCAGATGACCAGTTGGGACAGAAGTTTCCTAGTCCTTTCGTCGTCCTCTAACCCAATTTTCCCATCTTTTCTACTGCAACACATTAATTGTGGCCACTTAATTAGCAAGTGGAACGCATACAAACAAAAGCAATTTAAAGTTGCGAAAAGAAACACGCAATGGGAAAAGAAGATAGAGTTCATCAAAAGTTGAAGTGTGAAAGTGAAACCACCATGAAAACAACAGGGCCTTGAATTCATGTGAGATGTCAAATATTCTCTCGTTCTATTTTGCAAGTGCAATTTAGTCAAATTGTCACTAATTAAGAAACTGTTCTAACAATGTGAAAGAACCGAATCTCACTTGACATACTAAAATACTAACAAAAGTCTAGGTTCATGTTGCTTTTACGACATTCAAATCttcttgaattattttattttattttatttttgtcttgttcGGGATCTTACCATTTGCTGTTCACGAATTTcactaagaaaataaaataattgaaaatgaacgacaaaaaaaaaaaaaaaaaaaaaaactacaaactttgtgttgaataatatataaacttaattttaataatatttataagttaagtatttttattttatgttctcatatgttattaagtgtcttttagtttttcaaaaattattttataaagaattgcTACACTAAATTTTGTCCTTTTCCTTGCCACATGTGTTTGTAAGGATTTTTTGTAAAAATCCTCTGTAAGGGTAGCAATTCTGTATTTTATATTTGAGTTACATGAAATGTAAAGGAATATAGTTACTGTGAAGAAGTTAAAAATGTTAGGAGAAATTTCAGAAAGCCCCTCTGAACTTCCATCCATTTTGACATACCCcctgaatttttaaaactctcacttaattaggtcccctgaactttggtttgctctcactttagacaattttaacgttaaagtcaaacaatttgacttttaatACCTATTTTAGCCTCCCCCAAAACTATGTCATCTTGTGTCctaacacctacccagcccaaaacgacgtcgttttggttgaGGATAAAATGGGTctaaaaagtcaaattatttgactttaaagttaaaaaggtccaaagtgagagTAAATCAGgaggcctaagtgagagttttgaaaattcagagggTGCTTGTCAAAATGgttaaaagttcagggggcttTCTGAAATTTCCCGAAAATGTTATTTGTATCTTATAAATACCTATGTAAACAAGTTATGCCAGTAAGTTGAATaaagttaatatttttcttcctattttatgTTCTCTTAGTGAGTGCACTTAGCTTCCAAAATTCTCCACCCCTCCTCTTCACATGATAAACTCTTATCCCATTTGCATGCACCACTTACTCCAACACTACCAACTCCTACGCCGTCACCACCATGTCGGCAGATCATTTCTTCCGGCGGGGGCTGCGTCCTCTGCTTGTTTTTCTAATCTTTTTCAGCCTGACATCTTTCTCCAAACCCGACGAGCTCCAGCCCCTTCTAGAATTCAAGTCGGCTCTACAAAAATCAAACCCCAATGTTTTCAGTTCGTGGACGCCAGGTAACTCAACATGCAGCTTCAGCGGAATTGTATGCAACTCCAACGGATTTGTCACAGAAATCAATCTCCCCCAACAAAATCTATCTGGGGTTCTTCCATTTGATTCAATATGCAAGCTTCAGGCGCTAGAGAAACTCTCTCTGGGCTTCAATTTTTTGCATGGTGGCATCTCTGAGGACTTGAAGAATTGCACTAGTTTGCAACAGTTAGATTTGGGTGTGAATTCATTTTCTGGGGAAGTGCCTGATTTGTCTTCTTTAGGCAAATTGAAGTTATTGAGTTTAAACACCAGTGGGTTTTCTGGGCAATTTCCATGGAGATCATTGAAAAATCTTACGAGTCTTACTTTCTCAAGCCTCGGCGACATTGTCTTTGAAGAAAGTCCTTTCCCTGTGGAGGTCTTAAAGCTTGAGAAATTGTACTGGCTTTACCTATCAAACTGTAGCCTCGGAGGTCGAATTCCAGAGGGTCTAGGAAACCTTACTCTGCTCGAAAATCTTGAGCTTGCCTATAACCAATTTTCCGGTGAAATCCCCAGTGATATTGTAAAACTCAAGAATCTTTGGCAACTCGAGCTTTACTTTAATTTCTTGACCGGAACACTGCCGGTGGGATTTGGAAATCTTACGAGTCTTGTAAATTTTGATGCGTCTGGTAATAGCCTCCAAGGAAATATATCTGAGATGAGACTCTTGAAGAACATTGCCTCTCTACAGCTCTATGATAATCAGTTCACAGGGGAGATTCCTGAAGAGCTTGGGGAGTTCAATAAGCTTGTAAACTTCTCAATCTTCCGGAACAAGTT
This window of the Corylus avellana chromosome ca5, CavTom2PMs-1.0 genome carries:
- the LOC132180632 gene encoding receptor-like protein kinase 7; protein product: MSADHFFRRGLRPLLVFLIFFSLTSFSKPDELQPLLEFKSALQKSNPNVFSSWTPGNSTCSFSGIVCNSNGFVTEINLPQQNLSGVLPFDSICKLQALEKLSLGFNFLHGGISEDLKNCTSLQQLDLGVNSFSGEVPDLSSLGKLKLLSLNTSGFSGQFPWRSLKNLTSLTFSSLGDIVFEESPFPVEVLKLEKLYWLYLSNCSLGGRIPEGLGNLTLLENLELAYNQFSGEIPSDIVKLKNLWQLELYFNFLTGTLPVGFGNLTSLVNFDASGNSLQGNISEMRLLKNIASLQLYDNQFTGEIPEELGEFNKLVNFSIFRNKFTGPLPQKLGSGANFVLIDASDNFLTGPIPPDMCKNGKMIYLLLIQNGFTGGIPENYANCSSLQRLRVSNNSLSGVVPAGIWRLSNLSAIDLAMNNFEGTIPKTWAIGSSLVMIALSENQFQGQLPRSMANCTMLEYLNIGKNQINDTFPSWLVCNLNSLGST